GGCGCAGCCCGTGAAAACCGCTTCTGCCTGCCGAATACGCGGTTCCTGCTGCACCAGCCCTCGGGTGGCATTGGCGGCACCTCGTCCGACATGATGATCCAGGCCGAGCAGGTCCGGCTGATGCGCGAGCGCCTCAACCAGATCTTCGCCGATGCAACCGGACAGACTCTTGAGCGTATCGAGAAGGACACGCAGAGGGATTTCTGGCTGAACACACAGGAGGCGCTGGATTATGGCCTTCTGGGCAAGGTGATCCGCTCGGTCGATGAGCTGGACTAGCAGCCGGAGAGGTTGGGTAAACGAAAAGGGGCGGCCTTGCGGGGCCGCCCCTTTCAATTTCCGGGATCAGCGAAGGCGGAACCGCCGATGGATATTTCTACCAGGATGAAACGAGCCGGGACGGCTTAAATTGCCGCCTTCAGCGCCTCTGCCTTGTCGGTCGCTTCCCATGTATAGCCGGTATGGGTTTTCCCGGCATAGCTGATCTGCTCGGGCTCCTTGCCGAAATGACCATAGGTCGAGGTCGACCGATAGATCGGATGCAGCAGGTCCAACCCTCCGATGATCGCATAGGGACGCAGGTCGAAAACCTCACGAACTGCGGCGATGATCTTGTCAACCGGGACAGTTTCGGTGCTGAAGCAGTTCAGCGAAATCGAGGTCGGCTCGGCGACACCGATGGCATAGCTGACCTGAATTTCGCAACGCTTGGCAAGCCCCGCCGCAACGATATTCTTCGCGACCCAACGACCTGCATACGCGGCAGAGCGGTCAACCTTGGACGGGTCCTTGCCGGAGAACGCACCGCCGCCATGCCGCGACATCCCGCCATATGTATCGACGATGATTTTCCGCCCTGTCAGCCCGCAATCCCCGACCGGTCCGCCAATGACGAACTTGCCGGTCGGGTTGATGAAATATTTCGTATCCGCCGACAGCCATTCCGTGGGAAGGACCGGCTTGATGATTTCCTCGATGACCGCTTCGCGCAGATCCTCAAGCGAAATATCGGGATTATGCTGCGTGGACAGAACCACCGCATCAACCGCTTCGGGGCGGCCATCGCTGCCATAGCGGAAGGTTACCTGCGATTTCGCATCGGGACGCAGCCAGTCAAGCGTTCCGTCCCGGCGCACCTGCGACTGCCGCTGAACCAGCCGGTGCGCATAGGTGATCGGGGCGGGCATCAGCACATCCGTTTCGTCGGAGGCATAGCCGAACATCAGACCCTGATCCCCTGCGCCCTGCTCTTCCAGCGAGGAGCGATCGACGCCCTGATTGATCTCGGGCGACTGCTTCCCGATGATATTGATGACCGAGCAGGTGGACCCGTCAAAACCGACCTCGGACGAGGTATAGCCGATATCGTTGATGACATCGCGCACGATGGATTCGAGATCGACCCATGCAGAGGTGGTAATCTCACCCGAGATAATCGCAACGCCGGTCTTGACCATCGTTTCGCATGCAACGCGAGCGCGTGGATCCTCGGCAATGATGGCATCAAGCACCGCATCGGAAATCTGGTCGGCAATCTTGTCGGGATGACCCTCGGACACCGACTCCGAGGTAAAAACGTTATATTCGCTCATTTTCTCAGTACCGGTAATGATCTGATTTGAAAGGCCCGTCGGTTGTGACGCCGATGTAATCCGCCTGCTCAGCCGTCAGCCTGGTCAGCTTTGCTCCGACCTTGTCCAGATGCAGCATGGCAACTTTCTCATCCAGATGTTTCGGAAGGATATAGACGCCCGGCGCGTATTCATCGCCTTTGGTAAAGAGTTCGATCTGCGCCAGAACCTGATTGGTAAAACTGGCGGACATCACGAAAGAGGGATGGCCGGTCGCGTTGCCCAAATTCAGCAGGCGGCCCTGGCTGAGCAGGATGATCCGGTTGCCGGAGGGCATCTCGATCATGTCCACCTGGTCCTTGATATTGGTCCATTTGTGGTTCTTCAGCGCTGCGACCTGAATTTCATTGTCGAAATGGCCGATATTGCCGACAATCGCCATGTCCTTCATGTCGCGCATATGTTCCAGACGGATGACGTCCTTATTGCCCGTGGTCGTCACGAAGATGTCGGCGGTGCTGACCACCTCTTCCAGCGTTACCACCTCAAACCCGTCCATTGCGGCCTGCAGGGCGCATATCGGGTCAACCTCGGTTACCTTGACCCGCGCTCCGGCACCGGCGAGCGAGGCGGCGGAACCTTTGCCGACATCGCCATAACCGCAGACAACGGCGACCTTGCCGGCCATCATCACGTCGGTGGCGCGGCGGATACCGTCGACCAGCGACTCCTTGCAGCCGTATTTATTGTCGAATTTCGACTTGGTGACGCTGTCATTGACGTTGATCGCCGGGAAGGGCAGCAGACCTTTTTTGTGCAGATCGTACAGACGGTGTACACCGGTCGTCGTCTCCTCGGACACGCCGCCAATGGCATCCCGCTGCCGGGTGAACCAGCCGGGGCTTTCTTCAAGCCGCTTGCGGATCTGGGCAAAAAGCGCCTCTTCCTCTTCGCTGGTGGGAGAGGCGATCAGATCTTTTTCGCCGGCCTCTACGCGAGCGCCCAGAAGAATATACAGCGTTGCGTCGCCGCCATCGTCCAGAATCATATTGGCGGTGCCGTCGGCAAAGCGGAAGATCTGGTCAGTGTAGGACCAGTATTCTTCCAGCGTCTCGCCCTTGATCGCGAAGACCGGAACGCCGGATGCCGCGATGGCTGCTGCGGCGTGATCCTGCGTCGAGTAGATGTTGCACGAGGCCCAGCGGACATCCGCCCCCAATGCGACCAGGGTTTCGATCAGCACCGCAGTCTGCACGGTCATATGCAGACTGCCTGCGATGCGCGCACCTTTAAGCGGCTTGGAGTCACCATATTCTTTACGCAGCGCCATAAGGCCCGGCATTTCGGTTTCCGCGATATCGAGCTCTTTCCGGCCGAAATCCGCCAGAGAGAGATCCTTGATGATATAGTCGTTCATTAAGAGGCCCCTGAGATGCTGAAAAGGCGATAGCACCGAGGTTGTAAAAATACAATGAAGCTGGGGCGCTTGCGCGACACCGGAGGCTGGCGTATCGCATGCTCATTAAAAGGAGGATGAGCATGGCGATACTTCTGGCGGATGTTGGCGGGACGAATGCGCGTCTGGCTTTGGCTCGGAACGGTGTTATCGACGGCAGCAGTATCACCAGATATCGCGGTGACGATTATTCCAGCTTCGATGCTGTTGTGCAGACATTTCTAGCCGAACAGGAAAATCCGCGCCTCAGCGCCGTTTGCGTGGCGGTCGCCGGGCCGGTATCCGGCGGGGTGGCCAGTCTGACCAATCGGGACTGGGATTTTTCGGAAAACCGCCTTGCGCGGCTGACCGATGCGGATCATGTCCGGCTGATCAACGATCTTATGGCGCTTGGTTATGCGACGCCCCGGCTTGGCGCCGAAGGTGTTTCGCTTCTTCGCGCCGCGCCAGCCAGCCGGTCGCGGAACGGTCAGTCCCTTGTGGTCGGAGCGGGCACCGGTTTCAATGTCTGCGGCGTTCAGACCCTGCCCGGTGGTGGCATCAGTTGTCAGGAGGCAGAGGAGGGTCATACCAGCCTTCCCGCAAATATCGCCGGTCGGCTCAGCGACCGGGTCGGTATCAAGGCCATGCTGGATTTCTTTTCTACCGAAGAGACATTCGCCGGACGCGGGCTTGCCCGGCTGCACACGGCGCTTCATGGCAAGGAGGTGCGGAATTCCGAAGAAATTTCAACCGCCGCCATGCAGGGAGATGCAGAGGCCGAGGAAACCTATGCTCTTTTTACCGAACTGTTCGGTCTTTTGCTGCGTGAGCTCTCGCTGCGGTTCATGCCTCTGGACGGTATTTTTCTGGCCGGTTCGGTTGCCCGCAGCTTTGCGCATCGGACGCAGCAACTGGAAGCGGCGTTTCTGGCCGAACCCTATATGCGGCATATCCCGGACAACACGCCTCTGTTGCTGATCCGCGACGATATGGCGGCATTACATGGCTGTCTTGCGGCGATTGCCTGATTTTTGCTTGTCCGCGGCAAGGATTTCTGGATTTTCTTTCCAGAAACTGCGAAAAAAACAGTATAACGAAGCAAGGGCAGGCATGCATGCAGCGGACCTTACCGGCAGCCGTCATGACCGTGATGGCCGCAAGTATCATTGCGGCTGAGGCGCCAGCACAATCGGCGTCGTCATCGAACCCTTTTGCTGGCATTTCGCGGCTTTTCGACCGGGGCGAACAGCCGGTTACGGATGAAGACGGACAGGTTCTGGGGCCGCCGGTCAAGCTGGATGTGCTGATCGTTGACGGTGATGAGGATCTGGAACGTCCGATCCGGAATGCGTCTCTGGTCGCAAGCGCACTGGCTGAGGATCGTTCAACCGGGCAGGATATTCTTGCTGCGGCACGGGGCGATTATGCCCGTGTTCTGGGTGTGCTGTTCGATGAAGGCTATTTCTCGGCCATTATCAATATCACGCTGGACGGCGTCGAAGCCGCCGAAATCGCGCCTCTGGACGGGCCGGAATATGTCGGCAATGTCGTGGTTGCGGTCGATCCGGGGCCGCGCTTCAAATTCGGGCAGGCCGATCTGGGGCCGCTGGCACCCGGCACAAATGCGATAGAAAGCTATGCGGTCGGTAAAACGGCAGGCACCGGGATCATCAAGCGGGCCACCTCGAACGCGATCAGCAACTGGCGGGATGCCAGCCATGCCAAGGCCCGCGTTGCCGGTCAAGAAATCATCGCCGATCACAACGTCGCCCGGATTGAATCGCGCGTGGATCTGAATCCCGGCCCTGCGGTGACGTTTGGCCGACTTCATGCGACCGGGAATGAGCGGCTCAATACGCGTCGGATGCTGAAAATCGCGGGCTATCCCGAGGGTGAGGCCTTCGATCCCGAGAAGCTGGAAACCGTCCGCAAGCGCCTGCGCCGCTCGGGCGTGTTTTCGGCGATTACTCTGGTCGAGGCGGAAACGCTCAACCCGGATAATTCGATGGATGTCGCGCTGACCGTCGTCGAGCAGAAGCTTCGCCGTGTCGGCGCTGCATTCGAGCTGTCCAATGTCGATGGGGCAATGTTCTCTGCCTATTGGCTGCACCGTAACCTGCTGGGCGGAGGAGAAAGGTTCAGGATCGAGGGCGAGGTCAGCGATATCAAGGCGGATTCCGACGCGCGTGACTATGATATGGATATCCGGCTGGAGCGGCCCGCGACGCTGTCACCGGATACGACCGGATATATCGATCTTTCATTCTCTGAAGAAAACGAGCCGGAATATTACAAGAAAAGCGCGGAATTCGGCCTCGGTTTCAGCTATATCCGTAGTGAGCGTCTGACGGCGCATACGGAAATTCAGTACACATATTCCCGTGTGAATTACGGATCGGGATATTACGATTACTCGACCATTTCCCTGCCGACCGGCTTCACCTGGGACCGCCGCGACGACATGAACAACGCGAAGCGCGGCTTCTGGCTTGAGGGCGAGGTGACGCCTTTCGTCGGCTTGAAGGATACAGGCTCGGGTGTCCAGCTTGAGGGTGAGGGCCGGATCTATCACAGCATGCTGACGGATGACCGGCTGACCTTTGCCGCGCGGGGGCGGGCGGGAACGGTGCTTGGTCCCGATATTCTGGAAATTCCGCCGGATTATCTGTTCTTTTCGGGAGGCGGCGGCAGTGTGCGTGGTCAGCCCTATGAATCTCTCGGCTTCGACGTGCCGCTGGAGGGCACGGATGAAGACGCCTATGTCGGCGGGCAGAGCCTCGTGAATATCAGCCTTGAGGCGCGTTATCAGGTCCGCAACAATATCGGCGCGGTCGTTTTTGTCGATGCAGGCAAGATCTGGGACGATGGCGCGTTTCAGGGTGACACCAAATGGCATGGCGGTGCCGGGGTCGGGATGCGCTATAATACCCCGATCGG
This sequence is a window from Paracoccus aerodenitrificans. Protein-coding genes within it:
- the metK gene encoding methionine adenosyltransferase, encoding MSEYNVFTSESVSEGHPDKIADQISDAVLDAIIAEDPRARVACETMVKTGVAIISGEITTSAWVDLESIVRDVINDIGYTSSEVGFDGSTCSVINIIGKQSPEINQGVDRSSLEEQGAGDQGLMFGYASDETDVLMPAPITYAHRLVQRQSQVRRDGTLDWLRPDAKSQVTFRYGSDGRPEAVDAVVLSTQHNPDISLEDLREAVIEEIIKPVLPTEWLSADTKYFINPTGKFVIGGPVGDCGLTGRKIIVDTYGGMSRHGGGAFSGKDPSKVDRSAAYAGRWVAKNIVAAGLAKRCEIQVSYAIGVAEPTSISLNCFSTETVPVDKIIAAVREVFDLRPYAIIGGLDLLHPIYRSTSTYGHFGKEPEQISYAGKTHTGYTWEATDKAEALKAAI
- the ahcY gene encoding adenosylhomocysteinase, translating into MNDYIIKDLSLADFGRKELDIAETEMPGLMALRKEYGDSKPLKGARIAGSLHMTVQTAVLIETLVALGADVRWASCNIYSTQDHAAAAIAASGVPVFAIKGETLEEYWSYTDQIFRFADGTANMILDDGGDATLYILLGARVEAGEKDLIASPTSEEEEALFAQIRKRLEESPGWFTRQRDAIGGVSEETTTGVHRLYDLHKKGLLPFPAINVNDSVTKSKFDNKYGCKESLVDGIRRATDVMMAGKVAVVCGYGDVGKGSAASLAGAGARVKVTEVDPICALQAAMDGFEVVTLEEVVSTADIFVTTTGNKDVIRLEHMRDMKDMAIVGNIGHFDNEIQVAALKNHKWTNIKDQVDMIEMPSGNRIILLSQGRLLNLGNATGHPSFVMSASFTNQVLAQIELFTKGDEYAPGVYILPKHLDEKVAMLHLDKVGAKLTRLTAEQADYIGVTTDGPFKSDHYRY
- a CDS encoding glucokinase, with the translated sequence MAILLADVGGTNARLALARNGVIDGSSITRYRGDDYSSFDAVVQTFLAEQENPRLSAVCVAVAGPVSGGVASLTNRDWDFSENRLARLTDADHVRLINDLMALGYATPRLGAEGVSLLRAAPASRSRNGQSLVVGAGTGFNVCGVQTLPGGGISCQEAEEGHTSLPANIAGRLSDRVGIKAMLDFFSTEETFAGRGLARLHTALHGKEVRNSEEISTAAMQGDAEAEETYALFTELFGLLLRELSLRFMPLDGIFLAGSVARSFAHRTQQLEAAFLAEPYMRHIPDNTPLLLIRDDMAALHGCLAAIA
- a CDS encoding autotransporter assembly complex protein TamA, giving the protein MQRTLPAAVMTVMAASIIAAEAPAQSASSSNPFAGISRLFDRGEQPVTDEDGQVLGPPVKLDVLIVDGDEDLERPIRNASLVASALAEDRSTGQDILAAARGDYARVLGVLFDEGYFSAIINITLDGVEAAEIAPLDGPEYVGNVVVAVDPGPRFKFGQADLGPLAPGTNAIESYAVGKTAGTGIIKRATSNAISNWRDASHAKARVAGQEIIADHNVARIESRVDLNPGPAVTFGRLHATGNERLNTRRMLKIAGYPEGEAFDPEKLETVRKRLRRSGVFSAITLVEAETLNPDNSMDVALTVVEQKLRRVGAAFELSNVDGAMFSAYWLHRNLLGGGERFRIEGEVSDIKADSDARDYDMDIRLERPATLSPDTTGYIDLSFSEENEPEYYKKSAEFGLGFSYIRSERLTAHTEIQYTYSRVNYGSGYYDYSTISLPTGFTWDRRDDMNNAKRGFWLEGEVTPFVGLKDTGSGVQLEGEGRIYHSMLTDDRLTFAARGRAGTVLGPDILEIPPDYLFFSGGGGSVRGQPYESLGFDVPLEGTDEDAYVGGQSLVNISLEARYQVRNNIGAVVFVDAGKIWDDGAFQGDTKWHGGAGVGMRYNTPIGPIRFDVATPIEGKEDDSKVQLYLGLGQAF